One Zingiber officinale cultivar Zhangliang chromosome 10B, Zo_v1.1, whole genome shotgun sequence genomic window, gtcttgatcCCAAAAGCTAtataacaacacttgtaatcaattctcttTCTGTTTAGCTTTATAATTGAGTGGTTCAACTACTGTAAGAGACTTGTCCACTTAAAGGAAACTTGAGTGAACTTTACTTACCTTATATTAataaccacctaagttgtaaccaagtaaatgttctgcctctttctttctttaattaagtttctTTTTATGTAAGTGTTTCTTAATTTAACTTGAAAAGAcgagaaaagttttatttttatttcaagctattcaccctcctctaaccGGCTGCTACGGGACCAATAGAAACATTTTTGATTCTTCGAGTTATCCTTTCCTCAAGCGACTAGATGTTCAATCCTTCCTTTCCATTGGTTGTTCCCCGTATCATTCTTTTTGCCATTCTTCTTATCATCCTTCTTTCATTCTCTTTTCTTATCCTTTCAGATCTaattggattggaagatgaagaagttTTAAGATTATCTTTATTCATGCAAAGATCCACTAAGGCATCGACAGCAACAAGTGCACTAGCCAAGCCCTTCACATTTTGCCTCCGAAGTTCAATACATGCCGAAGGCTGTAAACCATAcaagaagttatacaatttatcCTCTTCGAACATATTTTGAATATTCagcaacaaaaaattaaattctttgaCATAGTCTTCACAAATCTTTCTGTTTGAGACGGTTTAACCCATCTCGTGCAATCCATGAGGTATTATTCAGAAGAAATTGatccttcattttcttcttcaattGATCCCAAATATCAACCCTGAAAATTCTTCTTGATCTGATACATATCAGGACTCAATTCCATCTTTACGATTTACAGACATGCCCTTACTACATGAAGACTTTTATATGCGGCACATCAATCTACGACAAATGGAAGAGCATAACTCTataataaagttttaaatttaataagtttatcaTAAAACATATAGGAGCTTGCAGAGAAGAGCGTGGTGTGGATTGGGTAGTGCTCGTGGAAGATGACGTCCCGCCGCGCGCGGCGCGCCTGCCTTCGTCGCCATTCTCCACCGCTTTAGTTCTATTCCAAGTTCcaacctctcttttcttcttctattCCTTTCCCTTCACTCTTCACTCTTCCCCCGGGATTCTCGCTTTCTTCCCTGCCCCACTGTCCACCCACTTTTACGTTCATTTTCTGTGTAAAAATTCCAAAATCTAATCCTTTTGTTTCTGCTACTCGGTTTGGAGGATTAGGTGTCGAGGTTCTAGTGAGCAAACAGGCATCGGAACAAATTCGttccttgaacttgaagaattggATTCAAGTGATGTGCCAAAATTGCTCTGAGTGGGGAGAAGAAGACAAGATTCTCTCTCACTCATCTCCTCGTATGCAGAAGATGGACGAGTCCCATCAAATTAATATTCGGGTTCCCCTTTATCAAAAGGAGAACATTTAAGCCTGCCTCTGGAAAAAGACACGCTTAAAGTGTGGTGAACAATCAAGTATACGGCTGCCCTCCAACTGCGAAGGAATCACACAGCATTGTGGATATCTCAATCATTTCTCAGGCCGAGGGATTCGGATGTGTATTAAGGAACCTAATTAATAATGCCCCATGTTAAAAGAAATAGGAATCACAAGATGAAGACAAAGTTGCATggagttaaaataaataaataaatagaacttTATTACCCCTTTTCACTGTCTGGCTTTTCGAAGTGGGAACAACTGTAGCTGAACTTGGACCTTCAGATATGCTTACTGCCACTGCAAAAGTtgaattctgaaaaaaaaaatgcacaaAGATTTCCAGACACCAAGATAATACAATGAAGAAATAAGAGTTAGAGAAACCAGTCCTAGTCCAAACTAAAAAAACAGGATCTTATTTACCATCAGTAATAGGCTACAACAGATACTACTTATGAATCATAACATAAAAAGGAAGCCTACAATTTGATTCGATCAGAAATACAATTAATAGAAACAATGTAAAATCTTAGTGGAAAGGGAACTAATTAAGCCTGGCCTTGCACTCGATTCCTGGTATGATGACAGTGGAGTATCTGCATGATATTACTTTTTGACTCTTAACATTGGCTTTTGCCTTTTGGAAGAGGAAAAATGATCAATGGTGTAAAAAGTGGCTCTATCTTATCCAGAAGACAGATTATGTGAAACTTTTTTGCTTGTGCGTTTTTTCCTATCGTCCTCAAGCGTTCTCATTTCATTCAACCAAATCACTGCTTAATTTTTGTACTCAAAATTTCTAGATTTAGCTCTGAAACAAGCTTATTGCTGCTGATCTCTTCTTCTCAAATTAAAGTAAAGTAACCCAAGCATAACTGCATAAGTAAAGTAACCCTCTCATGATCTGCATCTGAAAGATACTGCTTTTAATTGTGACGCTCGTGAAAAGCGTGGACTGGAATAGCAGCTGTTAAGATAAGAAGAGCATTTTATGGGATGTCGCCCTTTATTTTCAGTTTTTATTAGATCGTGCCCCAATTTTTCCAATTGATGGAATCACACCGCACTGCCCCTCTAATATACCTTTATCTTTGTCAAACAAGTAGATTGACTTATTTTGGATTAAAATCTAGTGCGAGACCATTTACATCTTAAAAAATGTTATACTTTTTAAGTCTTACTGTCCTATAATGTCTTAAACAGCCCAAAATGAGTCAACAAACTGATTGTAAAATCAACCTTTTGAATCACTTTGTAATAAATTCACACAAAATTTCAACCCAAACTGAGTCAAAAGTTGATTGCGTGATCAACTTGTTAAACATTCCATGTATTTATACCCCATAATTCACATTCAGGCATAATGAACTCACATCTCGAGGTTTTAGTTCAAAATGATTCAGCAAGCCGATCAAAGAACCAGATTATTAGGAATAGAGTATTCAGCAAGCCGATCACAGACCTCCATTTGTTTCTGAATGTGTATAAGTTATAAATTTATCTAGTAGACAAGCTAAGGGAAAGCCGTCTACTTTCAGAAGTAATCGGTAAAGCTCAGACAACTGAATTACCAAATAGAAAGGGATATACTATTAATCTCTTCCTATATAACAGAAACTTGTAAATCTCTTTCAGACACTAACGAATTGGGCACGCCAAGTtacataagaatagaaagcaaaTAATGATCTGTCCTACCTTGCAATGGCCAATGGAGCTCATCCATCAATGATCTGGATAACCTTGAACAGATTATCAACTGTATATCGTCATGCATTTAATTTTGGTGTCCTTTTGCAAGTACCCACGAGACAGAGAATTGAAGAAAATTGCTGATTCCATTAGGACCCACTTCACATGGGAAGGAATCTGCATTTCCTCTCCCCCGTCATATCATGCAGCATTGAATGCTTTATGAGCCTGAAAGAATTAATTAAAGATATACTAAATACTATACCAGCAGCGGCGATGGCTCGTCTCCTTCAAGATTTAATGATTTATGAATTAGACAGAAGAATACGAATTATACCGACACTGGTTTTGCCTTCATTGGTGGTTGGAGACATGAGATCCATTCATGATGAAGCTAGCAACAAACAgtcacaataaaaataatagataaCGAGGAAGAATCAAAATTCTAATATTCTGACAAGATATGCAGAGCTTGGAGACAAAAAGATCATTTTCATGGTGAAGCAGCGCACTGTCTAAGTAAACAAATGGTAGATAGTGAGGAAGAATCTGCATTTAAGATGTATGGAAGATGTGGAAGAGATAAGATCAAGGCATACGGTAATTGAATCACATCGGTTAGTTTTATTGGTCTTCAATTAGTTTGTGAATCACTTGCCCATGACAGAAAATTTTGTGGCTGTCACTATTTCAGTGGTTGATCTGGTAGCTTCTGAAGGGGCATGAGCTGCATAAGGAAACTCAGTATATTAAAAACTAATCATCCTCAGAAAGCTATCCTTATCAAGCTGTATTTTTCCGAAAAGTAATTATATATTGCATTTATGTAAGCAATGAAATTGTGCAGATTCAATTATTGTATGTATATCAAGCACAGAAGCTACACGCATAGAAAATTTCACactcatatttcattgtaatacagTTTCGCTTCAAATGAATCATATGTAGGACTTTGGATTGAAGCAATGTATTCAAATCAACATCAACTGGAGAAACTAAGACTTGATATGAATTCCAAATTATGAAAACTGAAAATTTTATCACCTATCACACCTTTAGCATTTAGAACATCAAAAGCAGCATTGTCGTAATTGGGCGATATTCGGTTCCCTTGTACATTTTCATTATGGAACTTAAATGGTGATTTTGCTAGAGTAGGCTCTACTAGTTCTTTCATAAATAAAACCCCAAACAAACCACTACATTCTGAAGGTCACCTAACATACTCTGCCATCCAGTGTAAATATTTCTGATCTTCTAATTAGCACAATAAAGAAAGTTTCATGCAGAAAATTCGTTGCAATTGAAGGTCAATTCCTAAGCAAACACACAAACTAATGCATACAACATATTTACTCTTGGTCTCAAACCAATCTCTCATTCTGCATTACACCATTATACAACCAACAAGTATTTCATTTTGCAATAAAACCTCCATTCCACTTTTAGAATGCATGGCTTCTCAAGCAATGTCTCCTTCCAATTCAAAACATGTTCTGGTCTCACTTGAGCCCTTGTCTGAATTTGCTTCAAAATTGATGGAGAAAGTTATGGCAAATCCTCTGAAGCCTACTCCACTTCCCTGCATTGATCATTATCAATTCTCAGTTATTAAAGTGATATGGATAGGAAACTAGTTTCATCAATACACACAATGCCTTAACGTATGTCTCTCTGCAATCATTTTCTTTTTCACTCTAAAGCACCATTTCTACAACTTTCTGGTCGATTGCTTGAAATTCTTTACACAATAGATGCAGTAGACACTTCTTCTTCTATCCGGGGGGCCCAAGAGTTAGAATGATTTGTGGTTTCATTTACCCTCATGATAGAGTTCACGCTTTCATTATGCACACGGTTCAATTGGCTCTATAACACATTTTTCGACAGACTAATGGTGTCAACTTTGTCACATTGAAAATCTCTTCCATGAACTTTCATTCTTGAATGTTGCCTGATACTTAGATGACACACTTTCACTCAATTTATCCTTCAAAACAACCCATGTGATGTCCATAGGATGTTGCCTCATGACATATGTCAGATGGCACTTCCATCATTATGCCATACTAACGATGTTTTCAAGCCACCAGATTTTCGACCTCAGTGGACATGTTCATGCCACATTACTACCAGCGGTTACGTAATCATATTGTTCCATGCCGAATGGTATGAAGTTGCCTGGTTCTCAAGATGGAACTCCACAAACACATCCTTCTTTCACCGTGTCAGCAAAATCATAGAAACAAATTGcacatttagtttttttttttccaaagagCAACTCAGCCATTGATCCACCAGTTCACTAGATATAACCCACTGTACTGACATTTCTCACTTCTCCTTCTGTTATGACAGCTTTCCTAGTAACTTGCaaacattaaatttcaaacaaaaaagaaagaaaaatgaacaGTGGGTTTTCTCTGCGTCGCTGATATAGCTCCAGTTAGTTATATGTCACTAACTTGACGACGAGAAGGATTCCTGACTCAGAAAAAGAGTAGAATATGAAACAAGAAAGAGGGTTTTCGAATAAAGCTTCGATCTTGATCCATCAAATGCATCCTTCAATTAACACGAGCAATGAGTAAGTTCTCACCTTTCATCAACGCGGCTTCGCGATCGCTCTTCCAATCTTCCTCTATCCCATATGATGCTCCTACCATCGTCCTCCGCCTATTTTCCTTCTCTCCGGAAAGATCGACCATGTCCACCTCGCCGTCTAACAACTTGGGCTTCCATTTCATGGTCCAGCAGAGGTTCATTTTGGGCTTTAATTACATGGACTCGTTCTCGTCCTTATATGGGCCTTTGTTTGCTTAAATCATTTTGCAcgatttaaattcaactaaaaaAATGTTCATAATGATTTCCAAAATCTAGGCATTCAATAGTTGGAAGGATATAGATAGATTCTAAATGAAACTAAATCAGAAAAGGAGGCCAAATtctccctctcccctcctctctctctttctctctctctctcttgctgTCTCTAAAAACATAAGGCTGCAGTGCGTGTGTTGGGTGGGGGAAGAATCTAATTCGCCTGCTGCGTTTAGGCCACACCCCCTTCCAAAGGCTGCCATCCTCCCTCTTTACCTCTCCACTTTCTCACTTCACAACAAGAAGGAATCTCCCTCCCATCATATCTCCTCTTTTTCCCCACTTTCATCACACTCACACTCCGGATCCACATCTCAATTTCCATCCGATCGACTCATCGATTTGAAATCAACGTCTCCTCTTTTTGTCACGATCGAACATTGCGTACTTCTCTTTGAGAATTAGGCCACCAAAAGACAGAGACCAAGAAAAGGGTGACTAACCACTATATCTAATTATCAATCGATCTCGATGTAGCAGCTGATGATACACAGAGTAAACACGCCCTTAAAAACACAACAATGATTAAAAAAGAGAAACCTAACAGTACGTCCATCACATTTCCCATATCTATAATTTGACTGAAGATATCATCTCAGTTCACCACCATGAACAAACGACGACATTAAGAAGCCTAAACACAAATTACTACAACAGAACAAAAGTGAGTCCTAACTTTTCCTGATCATTAATGGAACGCACCATTCGGGGTTGGGAGATCGGACCATGCCGCCAGTGCGGGGTTGTTGTTCCAGTAACCGAATTCGGCCGCAGCAGAGAGCTGTGGGATTGGCTCTAAGATGGTCGCCGTCGCAGAAGCTGCGGCGGCAATGGCGGAATTCGACAACATGGAACTCGAAGCGGTGGAACCGTTGCAAGAGGAATGCTCGAATCCGGCGTTGGCGTTGCCGACAGAGGCGGATTTACATAGTGACTTGGGGGGGCCATGGCCCCCCCACCCCAGTCCATGTGTAAATCCTGGATCAGTCCTGCTTTTAGCTCTCTTCTCATGAGCAAAATTTGAAGACACTCAAGCAGAGATCTCTTTTCAAAATTGTCGTCCGGAGAAACCAAAAGTTGGTGGATCATGGTGAAGGTTTATCCCAACACTGAAGCATATTGCGTAGCCAGTGGCGTTGAGGTCGCTAACAACGAGAAAGATAAAAGTAGGGTGCTGTCAGTGTGGAGGAGGTCTCTACTCTTCAGTTGCAGACTTGACAGACTCCATATCTACTAGACTGGAGTGTTCCAAAGAATAAGATACAATGAACATTCAACAAAGGATAAACTAAGCCAAAGAAAAACATTGACAAACTCCAGATCTGCTATTACAAAATTCAGGGAATGGAAATAGTGTATATATTGATAATAGGATGCCAAATAGAGGCATTTTGCGATCAACAAATAGACCCCCTGAAAAACATCGAGTTATGTTGGTCAACAGTGAAGAATTTACTGGGCTCTATAGGTGAAGTTGAGCAGGTGAAagctatatatatttttgtttgatGGCAAATAGAGTTGTAGATAAGGAGTACCTGCATGTGAAGAATGTCACGAATGTGAGAGGAAAGCAATTCGAATACTCAGACGCTTCAGCTTGATGTAGTAATTAGAGTACCTAACCAATTAATAAACCCATATTATGAATAGCAATAATGAAATGCAAAGTAATAGATGCTGAATAGATGTGAATGATCAAAAGGATGGCAAATTGAATTCTACCCTAACGTTATCATATAACTGGTCTTTAGACCATACAAGTTCGCATGTAGCTCCGATGTGAAACAAGGGCCGACAGCTTATTTCAATGTCACAATATTACTTCGAGATATtgatatcaaactaccaatagaaaaCTTAGGTCACGagtttttctaaatatataatgaATTCTAAATTCTCCCGCACCATCGACAATGAATGTAGCGGCACAAGTTTTGGCCCCCCCAATGTTCAAATCCTGGATCCGCCCCTGGTTGCCGATCACCGTTTGCAGCGGCTCGTTGTAGTAGTTGGTTGAGGATTTGAACTTTTGGTACAGGTCTTGGATTTCAGAGCTTGGCATGTCGCTTATAGCCTGCAGGTGGTTGCCATTTTGCTGCGGCAGCTGCCGTGACTGCGGTTGGTGGTAGTAGTTGTTGTTGATGCTGTGGTGGTGGTGGTTTTTCCACAGAGAGGCGCCCAAACCGAGCTGGTTCAGGGGATCCAAGCTCAGGGCATGGGCATTTAGATCGGCCGCCGTGTTTGAACAGAGCAAGGAGCGGTCCTCCTTCGGTCTGGCCGCCGGCGAGCCAAGGTTGAGGCCGCAGTGCGTGCCGGAGATCTGCATGCCGGCGCCGGACCTCAACAGGCTCATCAGATGGGAAGTGTGCGGCGAAGCCCAGAGCAACGGGCCGGCGGCGGAGAGATCGCTCTCTAGCCCGCCGGCGCCACCTAAACCGGATCTCAGAAGGAGGTCGGAGCCGGCGGCCGGCGGCTTGGCCTTGTTGGGCGCAGGCTTAGGGCTGCAGACGGCGGCGGCGATGGCGGGGACCACCTTGGTCTTGCGGCATCCGCCGCCGATGGGGACGTTGCGGAGGGCGCCGCCCTTGGTCCAGTAGCGCCGGCAGGTCTTGCAGAAGTGGCGCGGCTGGGTGAGGTTGTAGTTGTTGTAGTAGCAGAACTTGGTGTTCGTGGAGTCGCACCGCGGGCACCGCAgattctgctgctgctgctgctgatctCCGGCAGCGGCCGCCGACGTGAGCGAGGAAGAAGGGGAGGAGATGTTGGAGGAGGTAGGGGAGTGGTCGATGAGGTGCGAGATCGTCTTCCTCTCCTCCACGACTCCGCCTAATAACCCTTGGATCATTTTCTCGATCGACAGAAAGACAATTGAACAGAAGGAAAAAGAACAAGGAGcaaaaggaagatgaagaggtaaAGAAATGCAGTGGCTTTGGTGAGTAAGAAGGATCCTTCAAAAGGAAGGAGAGGTTATGTTTGGATCAGAGTGATGGATAATGGGGAGATCGAATAACGTGGAGTGGATTGTGGAAGGTGGATTATATAggagagaggagagggaaaaaGAAACTGCCATGGATGCACTTGTTGTCCCTCAGCAAGCAAACCAGACCAAGAGAGGTTTTGGGGAACTGCAAAGTTGCAGTATTTTATCATGCCGATGCCGATGCCGATGTTCATATTTATTTCACTATTATTCACCACTTAATTTCTCACTTCTCGTACAAATTTAAAAACGTAATATAAATTCTATTAATTCACACTGACATGATTCTGCTTACGTCCCTTGTAAGATCCAATTTTAAGTTTCTTATCGTCATCGCAAACTCTATCATGATGAATAAACACATAGGGTCGTGATTCCGTCCGCGAAGTTAGAACATTGACGGAGCTAGGAGTTATGGACTCGCGCATATTATAGATAAAATCGATAGAAACATCAAGGCAAGAATCAATGAGGGGTCATGGTGCAAGTATTTTAATGCTCAAGTTATAATGGTAACCGagcaaaatgaagaacaagattaATAGTAGAACAATAATATGAATACGTATGTATGTATATGTACCTGGCCAACAGAGATGATCCTCTTTCATATTATCCCTCCATAATAATAAGGCATCAGGGAACATTAAGTGTCAGAATATATAGGGTAGTGGAGATATATGACTACATTCTTCTAGACAGAGGAAGAATCTGTTGCATGTATATGTTAGAGTAGTGGACATGTAATTATGATTCCATAACAAGACTATCTTCTAGAGGGAGTATGATCAAGCTCGGAGCTAGGCGATCAAGTTTATGTTTGGAGGTATGCCCATGTGAGGTAGGAAGCCAAGCCCAATTGAAGTCCGATTGGTATAGGTCAGTCGAGTTTATACTGGAAGTCATATCTATGAAAAGTGGAAAACTTAAGCCTCGAAGGTCCGATCAAGTTTATGTTTGAAGTCATATCCATGTGAGGTAGGAAGCCAAGCCCAGTTGAAGTCCGATTGGCATAGGCCGGTCGAATTTATACTGGAAGTCATATCCATGAAAAGTGGAGAACTAAGCTTCGAAGGTCCGACTGATTATACGACCGATCGGATTTATGTTGGGAGTTATGTCCATATGAAGTGGCAAACTGAGTCCCGAAGCTCCAACTAGCTATAAGGTTGGTGGAGTTTATGTTGaaagtcatgcccatgagaagtagGGAATTGAACTCTGAAGGTCCAACCGGCTTTAAAGCCGGTAAAATTTATATTGGGAGTTATGCCCATAAGAAGTAGGGAACTGAGCCCCGGAGGTCCGGTCGATTATAGGGCTGGTTGGATTTATGTTGGGAGTTATATCCATGAGAAATGAGGAACTGAGCTATACAAGTCCAACTAGTTATAGGGTCGGTCAGATTTATATTGAAAATTATGCCCATGATAAATACAGAACTGAGGCCCAGAGGTTCGGCCGATTCTAGGACGGGCCGAGTTTATACTTGGAGTCATGCCCATGAAGAATGGGACATTGAGCTCTAAAAATCCAACCGATTATGGAGTTAATCAAATTACTATTGGGGGTCATGCTTAGGAAAAGTTGAAAACTAATTCAGATATCCGATCGACTCTAGAGTAGATCGAATTTATATTGAAATTCATGCTCACAATAAATAGACAATTAAGCCCCATTAAAAATGATATATCCAGATACTTATACTTTAATTTTGACCACTACACTATCTCAACTTCAGTTTAATATATTCATCTTAATTATCGATCGATATTATCTTTGAAATCATTTATATGAAGCCGTATCATTTCACGACAGCAGCCATATGTTTTCAAGAAGTGTATAGCACACAGCTCTGCTCGGACGATTaaaaaaagacaaaatatatataagttttttttatatgttCCATAATTAATCCAAAAAGCACCAACTCACAATCGATCACAAACTTTATCTGCGTTCCGTAGAATTCAATCATTCAGTCAATGCAATGTCCCAATCACATATCGCCCCAGCCAAGCATATTTCGTCCTGCATCTTTAATTAAATCCGTTCGTGGAATGAGTCGTTCACTGAAACTAATATAAATAAACCGAGCCATATCGTCCTGTCGGTGCTTGATAACTTTGTGGTTTGGTTTGTGGATGAAATCTTAGTCAATGCAACCGGGGCACGAAGGATAGGGTCCTCGCGCGTAATCCCTAGTCTAAGATCCCTAGATTTTAGAGACAtgatggttagattttggagcaaaACATAAACAAGTATGGAAATGGCCGGGGACAGTGGGCATCTTGTCATGTTCCTCGAGAGTAGATACAAATTGGAACGCCATCATCTCCCTTCATTGGATTCAACACTGACAACGACATAGAGAGTGCTCAAAGCCGGTGCTCCGACTGTTTCTTTACCATTATTCTAATCGGATCGAAGGAATTAAGATTACTGTAAAGCCGATCCGTTTAAGTTAACCAGGAACGTTGTCAGAAGCATGAGAATGAGAAGGCGACTGAAATCCGATCCGGTCCAAGTGAATCTACCTGTTCAAGATCTTGGAAGGAAACGGTACTAAAGATGTTGGAGTGTGAGCTGGCCTCAGTCAGTGTCCGTCATCTAATCGATTATATTAATCACGATTCAAAGAAAATGATTACGAAGGCAGGCTAATTGCTTCGGAAAGAGTGCAAAGGGAATGTCCCCTTTGTGTCGATCTATGTCTGGATAAATCGTAGGCACGTTTCCCATGCAAGACGTTGGAGTTTATTATTGTGGACGTAATCCCACTCACGGAACTCGCGCCACAGATTTCGACGATCTCCTCCGGCAAATTCTCGCCACTTTTCGGTGTATAAATGATCAATATACGAATATTAAACAGAGCAGTAATTCTCGTCGTTTTCAATCTATAGTTTGTTTGGGCGCGATCTTGTCTTCTCCTTTTGGAAGCTTAGAAACGAGCCGTAGCGTACTATTCCTCCTCGCCTCGGTCAGAATCCAGTCCACAAAATTGGCACGTGGGCTCCACGACGGTCGCGTCGCGTAGCGCGGTTGGGTGCGTAGGGCTGAGCCGAGACGCGGAGGGAGTGATGGCAGATGGCGCAAGCAAGGAAGCGGTGCCGCGGCGTTCCCGAGGCAGCGCGGTCAGTGCGCGTGCCGTCAGGGAACAAGGGAAGCCGAGACCGCAGCGAAAGCGACGGCTCACCGCCAGCAACGCACCACAGCACGGCCCTCCCCCGTGGACTGGCCACGGCCCGAGCCGTACGGGACGGTTGCTTCGCTGAAGCGGGCAGCGAGATGGCTCGCGCAAACCCACCGCGGTCGCCGTCAAAAAGAGATAACGGACAAGAGGAGGGAAGGAGCGGAGTCACTGAATCGACCCCTCGGAATCCGGGCTCTCCCGCTGCTTTAATTTTGTCCCAAATCGGACGCTCTTTTCCCACGCTCCCCAATCTTATTCAATTCAGGAACAGTACTGGCGCGATGCGTGCTGCTGATAAGAGGAAAGCGAGAAAAGAAAGAGAGCGGGGAGACAGAAGGATAGATTCCCTTGGGTTCTCTTTTCTAGCTCATGGCTCTGTAATGGAAGCTGGGACGAGAAGGCATCGATGGGTGTTAATGGTGCATGCAACGCATGCAACAGTGGCTGGTGACGCTGGAGCTGGAACAGAGCGAGCAGGAGCAGGCAGGGGAAGGTGGGTGATGCATGTATGTCAGTGCCGATGCCAGTGCCTGCCACGATATGACATAATGATACGACATCAATGCATGACTTGACATGACATGGGGAACATACCCATCCCATGCATCCATCATCCATTCAATTCTCACGATCTCGCTTCTTTAGTGTGCAGTAAGTACGATCACTGATCATGACGGAGAGGTCTGCTCCCTCAGCAGCAGGCAGCTTCGACTTTCCTAGGGCTTCACGAATCCATCGCCATCCCATGCAACACAACGGACATGGAATTTGTCGATGCGGTGGCGATCGATTTGAACGTATAAACAAACATCAGGCTCCGGTTTGGTGCCCATGGTCTGCGTGGATTTTCGTGCGGGTGGAATGGTCCTTCTCGATCTCCACAG contains:
- the LOC122029948 gene encoding dof zinc finger protein DOF3.7-like isoform X3, with the protein product MIQGLLGGVVEERKTISHLIDHSPTSSNISSPSSSLTSAAAAGDQQQQQQNLRCPRCDSTNTKFCYYNNYNLTQPRHFCKTCRRYWTKGGALRNVPIGGGCRKTKVVPAIAAAVCSPKPAPNKAKPPAAGSDLLLRSGLGGAGGLESDLSAAGPLLWASPHTSHLMSLLRSGAGMQISGTHCGLNLGSPAARPKEDRSLLCSNTAADLNAHALSLDPLNQLGLGASLWKNHHHHSINNNYYHQPQSRQLPQQNGNHLQAISDMPSSEIQDLYQKFKSSTNYYNEPLQTVIGNQGRIQDLNIGGAKTCAATFIVDGTLITTSS
- the LOC122029948 gene encoding dof zinc finger protein DOF3.7-like isoform X2, encoding MIQGLLGGVVEERKTISHLIDHSPTSSNISSPSSSLTSAAAAGDQQQQQQNLRCPRCDSTNTKFCYYNNYNLTQPRHFCKTCRRYWTKGGALRNVPIGGGCRKTKVVPAIAAAVCSPKPAPNKAKPPAAGSDLLLRSGLGGAGGLESDLSAAGPLLWASPHTSHLMSLLRSGAGMQISGTHCGLNLGSPAARPKEDRSLLCSNTAADLNAHALSLDPLNQLGLGASLWKNHHHHSINNNYYHQPQSRQLPQQNGNHLQAISDMPSSEIQDLYQKFKSSTNYYNEPLQTVIGNQGRIQDLNIGGAKTCAATFIVDGTPYLQLYLPSNKNIYSFHLLNFTYRAQ
- the LOC122029948 gene encoding dof zinc finger protein DOF3.7-like isoform X1 — translated: MIQGLLGGVVEERKTISHLIDHSPTSSNISSPSSSLTSAAAAGDQQQQQQNLRCPRCDSTNTKFCYYNNYNLTQPRHFCKTCRRYWTKGGALRNVPIGGGCRKTKVVPAIAAAVCSPKPAPNKAKPPAAGSDLLLRSGLGGAGGLESDLSAAGPLLWASPHTSHLMSLLRSGAGMQISGTHCGLNLGSPAARPKEDRSLLCSNTAADLNAHALSLDPLNQLGLGASLWKNHHHHSINNNYYHQPQSRQLPQQNGNHLQAISDMPSSEIQDLYQKFKSSTNYYNEPLQTVIGNANAGFEHSSCNGSTASSSMLSNSAIAAAASATATILEPIPQLSAAAEFGYWNNNPALAAWSDLPTPNGAFH